One bacterium DNA segment encodes these proteins:
- a CDS encoding tyrosine-type recombinase/integrase: protein MSPFTYIKGSKGRKERYTLLSETVVEALREYWKKYRPQKWLFEGAREGQYLSTRTADKIFVSVCEKVGIKKDISFHALRHSFATHLLEGGTD from the coding sequence CTGTCACCTTTTACATATATAAAAGGGTCAAAAGGGAGAAAAGAAAGGTACACTTTGCTATCTGAAACAGTTGTAGAAGCATTGCGTGAATACTGGAAGAAATATAGACCCCAGAAATGGCTCTTTGAAGGAGCAAGAGAAGGGCAATATTTATCCACAAGAACAGCAGACAAAATTTTTGTAAGTGTCTGTGAAAAGGTAGGAATCAAAAAAGATATTTCATTTCATGCCCTAAGGCATAGCTTCGCAACTCATTTATTGGAAGGTGGAACGGATTAG